In Triplophysa rosa linkage group LG18, Trosa_1v2, whole genome shotgun sequence, a genomic segment contains:
- the snx11 gene encoding sorting nexin-11 isoform X2 gives MIKSQEQDEFIAVRVQDPRLQNEGSWNSYVDFKIFLHTNSKAFTAKTSCVRRRYSEFVWLKKKLQKNAGLVPVPDLPKKSFFSFINDDFIERRRKGLQSFLDKLLHMTVCLSDSQLHLFLQTQLPIKHIEDCVQGHTPYTVTEAILTYATSNRGWAQEEGVGVQELWTAPVTYESTESPAPHLPTSSRFEPPREVTDASDLETVLILSETEQAGSGLKEESDPEHMIQEKESTINLVVDAESGKSKKTQRLDGKDLQRDGHEYHVPQTDEPRGDLYCLDKAEREIYAGSDIERRTLDGTSEEKKGHQKVALEQCDRIGKDLVKAEDQTSEDVALDGTYVSEENIPDAKHQEHSEAEITEESEISDEEKVNETSRTHSEINETRLSHSECSEDDIGEVNEINAKSVHAGSAVLILEGIEEALVTETVQNVDTYDDRNLDANTADVSTLVLQAIEVASVQCQEKDCHMIISSQQPDAK, from the exons ATGATCAAAAGTCAAGAACAAGAT gAATTTATTGCTGTGAGGGTTCAGGATCCTCGGCTTCAGAATGAAGGGTCTTGGAACTCATATGTGGACTTCAAAATTTTCCTTCAT ACAAACAGCAAAGCGTTCACTGCGAAAACATCCTGTGTGAGGCGGCGATACAGCGAGTTCGTGTGGTTGAAGAAAAAACTCCAAAAGAACGCTGGTCTTGT ACCTGTTCCCGATCTGCCCAAAAAATCcttcttttcatttataaatgatGACTTCATTGAAAGGAGAAGAAAAGGTCTACAGAGCTTCCTGGACAA GCTTCTGCACATGACAGTATGCCTGTCCGACAGCCAACTCCATCTCTTCCTGCAGACTCAGCTTCCTATCAAGCACATTGAGGATTGTGTGCAAGGCCACACCCCCTACACTGTGACCGAGGCCATTCTGACTTATGCTACCTCCAACCGCGGATGGGCACAGGAGGAGGGGGTCGGGGTGCAAGAGTTATGGACAGCCCCTGTTACATATGAATCCACTGAGAG CCCAGCTCCTCACCTACCCACGTCCAGTAGATTTGAGCCTCCAAGAGAAGTTACAGATGCTTCAGATCTAGAAACAGTGCTGATACTGAGTGAAACAGAACAGGCTGGATCTGGTTTAAAGGAGGAAAGTGACCCTGAACACATGATTCAAGAGAAAGAAAGCACCATTAATCTAGTGGTTGATGCTGAAAGTGGTAAATCCAAAAAGACACAAAGGCTTGATGGGAAAGATCTACAAAGGGATGGACATGAATACCATGTCCCACAGACTGATGAACCGCGAGGAGATCTATATTGTCTAGATAAAGCAGAACGAGAAATATATGCTGGCAGTGACATTGAAAGAAGGACCCTTGATGGTACCAGCGAAGAAAAAAAGGGCCATCAAAAAGTCGCCCTAGAGCAGTGTGACCGCATAGGAAAAGATCTTGTTAAAGCCGAAGATCAAACTTCTGAAGATGTTGCACTTGATGGAACCTATGTTTCTGAGGAGAACATCCCAGATGCTAAACACCAAGAACATAGTGAGGCTGAGATAACCGAGGAGAGTGAAATCAGTGATGAAGAGAAAGTGAATGAAACCAGTCGCACACATTCAGAGATCAACGAAACACGTCTTTCACACTCAGAGTGCAGTGAAGATGATATCGGTGAGGTGAACGAGATCAATGCCAAATCTGTTCACGCAGGCAGTGCCGTTTTGATACTTGAGGGAATTGAGGAAGCGCTGGTCACGGAGACTGTGCAAAATGTCGACACGTATGATGACAGAAACCTCGATGCAAATACTGCTGATGTCAGCACACTTGTTTTACAAGCCATAGAGGTCGCTTCAGTGCAATGTCAGGAAAAGGATTGTCATATGATAATCTCTTCCCAACAACCCGACGCAAAATAA
- the snx11 gene encoding sorting nexin-11 isoform X1 produces the protein MFCKGDRTNRSGESGGFSFYGFMKLFALFWKTKDRKEKVICPLCRVKSNRMIKSQEQDEFIAVRVQDPRLQNEGSWNSYVDFKIFLHTNSKAFTAKTSCVRRRYSEFVWLKKKLQKNAGLVPVPDLPKKSFFSFINDDFIERRRKGLQSFLDKLLHMTVCLSDSQLHLFLQTQLPIKHIEDCVQGHTPYTVTEAILTYATSNRGWAQEEGVGVQELWTAPVTYESTESPAPHLPTSSRFEPPREVTDASDLETVLILSETEQAGSGLKEESDPEHMIQEKESTINLVVDAESGKSKKTQRLDGKDLQRDGHEYHVPQTDEPRGDLYCLDKAEREIYAGSDIERRTLDGTSEEKKGHQKVALEQCDRIGKDLVKAEDQTSEDVALDGTYVSEENIPDAKHQEHSEAEITEESEISDEEKVNETSRTHSEINETRLSHSECSEDDIGEVNEINAKSVHAGSAVLILEGIEEALVTETVQNVDTYDDRNLDANTADVSTLVLQAIEVASVQCQEKDCHMIISSQQPDAK, from the exons ATGTTTTGTAAAGGGGATAGGACCAATAGGTCTGGCGAATCTGGTGGTTTTTCCTTTTACGGATTTATGAAATTATTTGCTTTATTCTGGAAAACTAAagacagaaaagaaaaagtcaT ATGTCCACTGTGCCGCGTTAAATCTAATAGGATGATCAAAAGTCAAGAACAAGAT gAATTTATTGCTGTGAGGGTTCAGGATCCTCGGCTTCAGAATGAAGGGTCTTGGAACTCATATGTGGACTTCAAAATTTTCCTTCAT ACAAACAGCAAAGCGTTCACTGCGAAAACATCCTGTGTGAGGCGGCGATACAGCGAGTTCGTGTGGTTGAAGAAAAAACTCCAAAAGAACGCTGGTCTTGT ACCTGTTCCCGATCTGCCCAAAAAATCcttcttttcatttataaatgatGACTTCATTGAAAGGAGAAGAAAAGGTCTACAGAGCTTCCTGGACAA GCTTCTGCACATGACAGTATGCCTGTCCGACAGCCAACTCCATCTCTTCCTGCAGACTCAGCTTCCTATCAAGCACATTGAGGATTGTGTGCAAGGCCACACCCCCTACACTGTGACCGAGGCCATTCTGACTTATGCTACCTCCAACCGCGGATGGGCACAGGAGGAGGGGGTCGGGGTGCAAGAGTTATGGACAGCCCCTGTTACATATGAATCCACTGAGAG CCCAGCTCCTCACCTACCCACGTCCAGTAGATTTGAGCCTCCAAGAGAAGTTACAGATGCTTCAGATCTAGAAACAGTGCTGATACTGAGTGAAACAGAACAGGCTGGATCTGGTTTAAAGGAGGAAAGTGACCCTGAACACATGATTCAAGAGAAAGAAAGCACCATTAATCTAGTGGTTGATGCTGAAAGTGGTAAATCCAAAAAGACACAAAGGCTTGATGGGAAAGATCTACAAAGGGATGGACATGAATACCATGTCCCACAGACTGATGAACCGCGAGGAGATCTATATTGTCTAGATAAAGCAGAACGAGAAATATATGCTGGCAGTGACATTGAAAGAAGGACCCTTGATGGTACCAGCGAAGAAAAAAAGGGCCATCAAAAAGTCGCCCTAGAGCAGTGTGACCGCATAGGAAAAGATCTTGTTAAAGCCGAAGATCAAACTTCTGAAGATGTTGCACTTGATGGAACCTATGTTTCTGAGGAGAACATCCCAGATGCTAAACACCAAGAACATAGTGAGGCTGAGATAACCGAGGAGAGTGAAATCAGTGATGAAGAGAAAGTGAATGAAACCAGTCGCACACATTCAGAGATCAACGAAACACGTCTTTCACACTCAGAGTGCAGTGAAGATGATATCGGTGAGGTGAACGAGATCAATGCCAAATCTGTTCACGCAGGCAGTGCCGTTTTGATACTTGAGGGAATTGAGGAAGCGCTGGTCACGGAGACTGTGCAAAATGTCGACACGTATGATGACAGAAACCTCGATGCAAATACTGCTGATGTCAGCACACTTGTTTTACAAGCCATAGAGGTCGCTTCAGTGCAATGTCAGGAAAAGGATTGTCATATGATAATCTCTTCCCAACAACCCGACGCAAAATAA
- the si:dkey-220f10.4 gene encoding tubby-related protein 3, producing MEEAEIRQQKLDNQRSLLIKKQQRRRTDARMVTANHDIHTKTRRQKAGSDDTALLISQSQSNTSLNDTQPEQVYESTVEEISLGELTISSKVEETSQEMDVSHPVMPKKIDLEISTQPSPECILDTEDKTDVKKTKKKCMKKRQTKLPKKAGELEENEDIEKKSIKKKDKKNESKEKVKTGEQSSIQTDSVMEFNIDAENNVESESEDERKDWSKSPVSPTPEKEQNLTAAKHDLSDSDEEKKKDEGDKREIEKPSKKPKGAKNVNNLASFNSNYKESSSDSDSLDIGRTSPMSLEDLELFATRPAPRDVTIQCRITRDKRGVEKGIYPTYYLHMEKEDGKRVFLMAGRKRKKCKTSNYLISINPTDLSRDTESFIGKLRSNVLGTKFTVYDNGVNPEKKTFIKETDTLRQELAAICYEKNVLGFKGPRKMTVIIPGMHENDERAVIRPKTELESLLTRFENGNKENLVSLVNKSPSWNEQTQSYVLNFHGRVTQASVKNFQIVHPDNMDYIVMQFGRVADNVFSMDYSFPLCALQAFAITLSSFDGKLACE from the exons ATGGAGGAGGCAGAGATCCGACAGCAAAAGCTGGACAATCAG CGTTCACTTTTGATCAAAAAGCAACAAAGAAGAaggacagatgccaggatggtCACAGCGAATCATGACATTCATACAAAGACACGGAGACAGAAAGCTGGATCTGATGACACAGCTTTGTTAATAAGCCAGTCTCAGAGCAACACTTCCCTCAATG ACACACAACCTGAGCAAGTTTATGAAAGCACTGTGGAGGAGATTAGTTTAGGAGAACTGACTATTTCATCAAAGGTGGAAGAAACATCACAAGAGATGGATGTGTCTCATCCGGTCATGCCCAAGAAGATTGATCTAGAGATCAGCACCCAACCAAGCCCTGAATGTATTCTAGACACAGAGGACAAAACAGatgtaaagaaaacaaagaaaaaatgcatgaaaaagagacaaacaaaat TACCAAAAAAGGCAGGAGAATTGGAGGAAAATGAAGATATAGAGAAGAAATCTATAAAGAAGAAGGACAAGAAAAATGAATCCAAAGAGAAAGTGAAGACAGGGGAACAATCTT CAATTCAGACTGATTCAGTGATGGAGTTCAACATTGATGCAGAGAATAATGTTGAATCAGAGAGTGAGGATGAAAGAAAGGACTGGTCAAAGAGTCCTGTTTCTCCCACACCTGAAAAAGAGCAAAACCTGACTGCAG CGAAACATGACCTCAGTGACAgtgatgaagaaaaaaaaaaagatgaggGAGACAAAAGGGAAATTGAAAAACCATCGAAAAAGCCAAAAGGAGCCAAAAATGTGAATAATCTTGCTTCTTTTAACTCTAACTATAAGGAATCTTCTTCTGACAGTGATTCTCTGGACATTGGAAGG ACCTCTCCAATGTCTTTGGAGGATTTGGAACTGTTTGCCACGCGTCCAGCTCCAAGAGATGTGACCATTCAGTGCAGGATAACCAGAGACAAGAGAGGAGTGGAGAAAGGAATTTATCCCACATATTACCTTCACATGGAAAAGGAGGATGGGAAGCGG GTGTTTCTGATGGCGGGcaggaaaagaaagaaatgcaaaaCCTCAAATTATTTGATATCAATCAATCCCACTGATTTATCAAGAGATACAGAGAGCTTCATAGGCAAACTAAG GTCAAATGTCTTGGGGACAAAATTCACTGTTTATGACAACGGAGTAAATcctgagaaaaaaacattcatcaAAGAAACAGACACCCTGCGACAAGAGCTAGCTGCAATATGTTAT GAGAAAAACGTGCTGGGTTTCAAAGGTCCAAGAAAAATGACAGTCATCATCCCCGGTATGCATGAGAATGATGAGCGAGCTGTTATTCGTCCAAAAACA GAGCTGGAGTCTTTACTCACTCGATTTGAGAATGGGAACAAAGAGAATCTTGTCTCTCTTGTAAATAAGTCACCCAGTTGGAATGAGCAAACCCAGTCGTATGTGCTCAACTTCCATGGCCGAGTTACACAAGCATCAGTGAAAAACTTTCAGATTGTCCATCCAGATAATA TGGACTATATTGTGATGCAGTTTGGGCGGGTAGCAGACAATGTGTTTTCTATGGATTACAGCTTTCCTCTGTGTGCTCTACAGGCTTTTGCTATCACTCTGTCCTCCTTTGATGGCAAACTGGCCTGTGAATGA